One window of the Sphaerochaeta associata genome contains the following:
- a CDS encoding lysophospholipid acyltransferase family protein: MRIVSKKPLFIRIAQPTYGAYLLKHNRVESVGMEQLRTLKPPFLVIGNHVHTMDSLFISSASPVHIRWVAGAYLFKLFGLRPMLERWVGAISKQQGRSDLFTIRAIGDALKQGDIVGLFPEGTRTWDGEPVGFDQAIAKLVRMFKVPIVVMHLEGFYGLKPRWADKKRKGKVCLRVLPPIMPDHISGMSVAELYAKLLSDIGFSYRDWQEKNRVPYLSKRAAEGVEQVLYLCPECKQAGTITSKGTTITCTHCASSAKLDPYDKLHTTQGTHHFDDIAAWHAWEKQYIGLPVSSSLAFPPDKGVLLQTGDEKKLITLEKQFTLQMKPEGMSISSKSGRNLFFRFADIQSMIINAKNTLELYHDNTLYRIRIFKRGCILKYVEMYQAKRKSIEGDQA; the protein is encoded by the coding sequence ATGAGAATAGTGTCCAAAAAGCCATTATTTATACGGATTGCACAGCCGACGTATGGCGCTTATCTTCTCAAACATAATCGTGTCGAATCGGTTGGCATGGAGCAATTGCGTACGCTGAAGCCTCCGTTTCTGGTGATCGGCAACCACGTCCACACCATGGATTCCCTCTTCATCAGCTCAGCTTCCCCCGTACACATCCGCTGGGTGGCGGGTGCATACCTCTTCAAGCTCTTCGGGCTCAGGCCCATGCTTGAGCGCTGGGTTGGAGCGATATCCAAACAGCAGGGACGCAGTGACCTGTTTACCATCCGCGCAATCGGGGATGCCCTCAAGCAGGGGGATATCGTTGGACTGTTTCCTGAAGGAACCCGCACCTGGGACGGAGAACCGGTAGGATTCGACCAAGCGATCGCCAAGCTGGTCCGCATGTTCAAAGTTCCGATTGTTGTCATGCACCTCGAGGGTTTCTACGGACTGAAACCCCGATGGGCCGACAAGAAACGAAAAGGCAAGGTGTGTCTGCGGGTTCTTCCGCCGATCATGCCCGACCATATCAGCGGGATGTCGGTAGCAGAACTCTATGCGAAACTCCTCTCCGACATTGGATTCTCCTACCGTGATTGGCAGGAGAAAAACCGGGTTCCCTATCTGTCAAAACGCGCAGCCGAAGGCGTTGAGCAGGTGCTCTACCTCTGTCCCGAGTGTAAACAAGCAGGTACGATCACAAGCAAAGGCACTACCATCACCTGTACGCATTGTGCGTCTTCTGCTAAACTGGACCCCTACGACAAGCTGCATACGACCCAAGGCACCCACCACTTCGACGACATCGCCGCTTGGCATGCATGGGAGAAGCAGTACATCGGCTTGCCCGTAAGCTCCTCTCTTGCCTTCCCTCCGGATAAAGGGGTGTTGCTGCAAACCGGAGATGAAAAGAAGCTTATCACCTTGGAAAAACAGTTCACGCTTCAGATGAAGCCCGAGGGGATGAGCATCTCTTCCAAGTCAGGGAGGAACCTGTTCTTCAGGTTTGCCGATATCCAGTCGATGATCATCAACGCCAAGAATACATTGGAACTCTACCACGACAATACGCTCTACCGAATCAGGATTTTCAAACGAGGATGCATTCTCAAGTACGTGGAGATGTATCAAGCAAAACGAAAGAGCATTGAGGGAGACCAAGCATGA
- a CDS encoding type IV toxin-antitoxin system AbiEi family antitoxin domain-containing protein has product MGINHRIHDEIKKNNNVITTSQVLQLGFSKTLLTKYVHAGLLERRGPGIYTLPGKLHDDMHALMLRSSKIIFSHDSALFLNGQSERTPFRHIVTIPSDSVLPASLKNSCTCFYIKPELHTLGMVLRKTTFGNTVRCYNMERTICDLLRSRSRCDEETVISSVKNYAASKSKNLNLLAEYAKSLRVDKTLKQYMEVLL; this is encoded by the coding sequence ATGGGAATCAATCACCGAATACACGATGAAATCAAGAAAAACAACAATGTGATTACCACATCACAAGTGTTGCAGCTAGGATTTTCAAAAACACTGCTTACGAAATATGTTCATGCCGGCCTTTTGGAAAGAAGAGGCCCTGGCATCTACACGCTTCCTGGTAAGTTGCATGACGATATGCATGCCCTCATGCTTCGCTCGTCAAAAATTATTTTCTCCCATGACTCTGCACTCTTTTTAAACGGACAATCAGAGCGCACACCGTTCCGTCATATCGTCACCATCCCAAGTGATTCAGTGCTACCTGCCTCGCTCAAGAATTCTTGCACGTGTTTTTATATCAAGCCGGAACTGCATACTCTTGGAATGGTCTTAAGAAAGACAACGTTCGGTAATACGGTACGGTGCTACAATATGGAACGCACTATATGTGATTTACTACGCAGCCGGAGCCGATGTGATGAGGAAACGGTAATTAGTTCGGTAAAAAACTATGCTGCGTCCAAGAGCAAAAACTTAAACCTTCTTGCAGAGTATGCAAAGAGTCTACGGGTTGATAAAACACTAAAGCAATATATGGAGGTATTACTCTGA
- a CDS encoding carbohydrate ABC transporter permease: MKKLTALVATLLSLIVVFPIFYSISASFFTYADFTSIPARLLPSVPNLENYQRAFSESNLEQFLANSLVTASLGTVLRMAVSILAAYTFSFFTFKGRDALFVLIVATMLLPSDALLLANYSTIRSLRLTDTYLGIISTTLLAPTHIFMLRQYFKTVSSEYREAAVIEGCGDLRFLTTLLIPISKAVVITLSIHSFSTIFNDYLWPLLVTNKESMRTVQVGLTMLGFSENLDYGPQFAAITLLITPILIAFVAMHKPIQSSVSTRFAGR, translated from the coding sequence ATGAAAAAACTTACAGCCCTCGTGGCCACCTTGCTTTCGCTGATAGTCGTATTCCCCATTTTCTACTCCATCAGCGCCTCATTCTTCACCTATGCCGATTTTACCAGCATTCCTGCAAGGCTCCTGCCTTCAGTACCGAACCTGGAGAACTATCAGCGGGCCTTCAGCGAGTCCAATCTGGAGCAGTTTTTAGCCAATTCGTTGGTCACAGCTTCACTTGGCACCGTCCTACGAATGGCAGTGAGCATCCTTGCCGCCTATACGTTCTCCTTCTTCACCTTCAAAGGAAGGGATGCCTTGTTCGTCCTCATAGTAGCAACCATGCTCCTGCCCTCCGATGCCCTCCTTTTAGCCAATTATTCGACCATACGATCGCTCAGGCTTACCGACACATACCTGGGGATCATCAGCACCACGCTGCTTGCTCCGACTCATATTTTCATGTTGCGCCAGTACTTTAAAACGGTAAGCAGCGAATACCGCGAGGCGGCTGTCATCGAAGGTTGCGGCGACCTGCGGTTTCTTACCACCCTCCTGATTCCCATCAGCAAGGCTGTAGTGATCACCTTGTCGATCCACAGCTTCAGCACCATTTTCAATGACTACCTGTGGCCCTTGCTGGTCACCAACAAGGAGAGCATGAGAACCGTCCAGGTGGGACTTACGATGCTCGGGTTCTCCGAAAACCTCGACTATGGTCCGCAGTTTGCCGCCATCACCTTGTTGATCACCCCGATTCTCATCGCCTTTGTTGCGATGCACAAACCAATTCAATCCAGCGTGAGTACACGCTTTGCAGGGAGATAA
- a CDS encoding sodium:glutamate symporter, with the protein MNWNFFYHIGIISFSLLLAALLRSRIRFFQRFLIPAPIISGILLLVFYNFVAPVWGLRNDFLGEIVYHLLNISFISMLLRVTGKQKKDGKAKRTLAANVTAVMGQYGLQCFFGLVMTALIIATFKPDLNPAFGFTLPLGFELGPGQAYSIGIGWEKMGFRGASSVGLTMAAIGFLIGSFGGVVLINQGLKHGWIGKEHAQRINTKSVRTGFFSRLDHERPIGSYLSTDGESLDSLTYHIALVMATYLISWGFLTGLTVLLNLIGPLGADLAESLWGINFIFSAFCALGVKMIMRFFKVETTIDNATCNRISGLSVDMTVASSLGAISLVTVQGYWLPILILTLTGMFITLVILPWYCSRIYDDHQFFRMLVIYGTGTGTLPTGLALLRVVDQEFETPVATDYLYSVGIVFILAIPIILSINLPAFSVTKNNPALFALAIGISAFYMLASFVAYLLIAKKRSFAKGKHLFYTE; encoded by the coding sequence ATGAACTGGAACTTTTTCTACCACATCGGCATCATCTCATTCTCGCTGTTGCTGGCAGCTCTGCTGCGATCGAGAATACGTTTCTTTCAACGGTTCCTAATCCCGGCTCCCATCATCTCCGGAATCTTGTTATTGGTCTTCTACAACTTCGTGGCACCGGTTTGGGGGCTCAGGAATGATTTCCTTGGCGAGATCGTCTATCACCTCTTGAACATCTCCTTCATCTCCATGCTGCTTCGTGTAACAGGCAAGCAGAAGAAGGACGGGAAGGCAAAACGGACTTTGGCAGCCAACGTCACTGCCGTCATGGGCCAGTACGGCCTGCAATGCTTCTTTGGATTAGTGATGACAGCCCTGATCATCGCCACCTTCAAACCGGACCTCAACCCTGCTTTCGGCTTCACCCTCCCCCTCGGCTTCGAGCTGGGACCCGGACAAGCCTACTCCATAGGAATCGGTTGGGAGAAAATGGGATTCAGGGGGGCCTCATCGGTAGGATTGACCATGGCGGCCATCGGCTTTCTAATCGGCAGTTTCGGCGGTGTTGTTCTGATCAACCAAGGCCTGAAACACGGCTGGATCGGCAAGGAGCATGCACAGCGCATCAACACCAAGAGCGTACGCACCGGATTCTTCAGTCGCCTCGACCATGAACGACCAATAGGGTCCTATCTCTCTACCGACGGTGAATCGCTTGACTCGCTGACCTACCACATCGCCCTGGTCATGGCCACCTACTTGATAAGCTGGGGTTTTCTCACCGGCTTGACGGTTCTGCTCAACCTCATAGGGCCTTTGGGAGCCGATCTTGCAGAGAGTCTTTGGGGCATCAACTTCATTTTCAGTGCATTCTGTGCCTTGGGTGTGAAGATGATCATGCGTTTTTTCAAGGTGGAAACCACCATCGACAACGCAACGTGCAATCGTATCAGCGGGCTGTCGGTCGATATGACCGTTGCCTCGAGTCTGGGCGCCATCTCCTTGGTCACCGTCCAAGGCTACTGGCTTCCCATTCTCATCCTCACCCTTACAGGCATGTTCATCACCCTCGTCATCCTGCCTTGGTACTGCTCCCGAATCTACGACGACCATCAGTTCTTCAGGATGTTGGTCATCTATGGAACGGGAACAGGAACACTCCCCACCGGTCTGGCACTGCTGCGTGTAGTCGACCAGGAGTTCGAAACCCCGGTGGCCACCGACTATCTCTACTCGGTGGGCATCGTCTTCATCCTGGCCATTCCCATTATCCTGAGCATCAACCTGCCGGCCTTCAGTGTCACCAAGAACAATCCAGCGCTCTTTGCCCTGGCCATCGGCATCAGTGCGTTCTATATGCTTGCATCCTTTGTCGCCTACCTCTTGATCGCCAAAAAGAGGTCATTTGCCAAGGGGAAGCACCTTTTCTATACCGAGTAG
- the radC gene encoding RadC family protein, translated as MKYFITQPTEQRIKEMAVCDRPRERMILRGAEALCDQELLAILIGSGNKERSVNAIAKDLMELLDKKAVVTNDELMNISGLGTAKATLIGAALELGRRRLPPKRRQISTPSEIYPLVQHYASRMQEHFLSICLNGAHEVLSVNVCSVGLVNRTLVHPREVFTEAVRQRATAIVVAHNHPSGNLEPSMEDKDVTRRLRQAGDILGIKILDHLIFGEEGFLSMLEGNLF; from the coding sequence ATGAAATACTTTATTACTCAACCTACTGAACAGAGAATCAAGGAAATGGCGGTGTGCGACAGGCCTCGGGAGCGGATGATCCTGCGCGGAGCGGAAGCCCTATGCGACCAGGAACTGTTGGCTATTCTTATTGGAAGCGGTAACAAGGAACGGTCGGTGAACGCCATCGCCAAGGACCTGATGGAGTTGCTCGATAAAAAAGCGGTAGTCACCAATGACGAGCTGATGAACATCTCAGGTCTCGGTACTGCGAAAGCCACGTTGATAGGGGCTGCCTTGGAGTTGGGAAGAAGACGACTGCCTCCCAAGCGGCGTCAGATCTCCACTCCGTCTGAAATCTACCCACTTGTTCAGCACTACGCTTCCAGGATGCAGGAGCACTTTTTAAGCATCTGCCTTAATGGGGCGCATGAGGTTCTTTCGGTCAATGTGTGTTCGGTTGGGTTGGTTAATAGAACGTTGGTTCATCCAAGAGAAGTCTTTACCGAAGCAGTCCGTCAACGAGCAACGGCAATCGTGGTTGCCCACAACCATCCCAGCGGCAATCTCGAGCCGAGCATGGAGGACAAGGATGTAACAAGAAGGCTCAGACAGGCAGGAGACATCCTTGGCATCAAGATATTGGACCACTTGATCTTTGGAGAGGAGGGCTTTCTTTCCATGCTGGAGGGTAATTTGTTCTAA
- a CDS encoding sugar phosphate isomerase/epimerase family protein yields MRIATSTNLISFNRDGSKIEMVHLLGLYAKEDFKVLDLNLCEMLNPQASLAGKEWKQYAGKLKDLKGQHALVFNQAHAPYSPDGHILDELLTRSLDICQYLGIPILVVHPTKGGVEENDRAYKKYVDEAEQKNVILAFENLNADDEMTQVQQLVQLVGSFNSRSVGICYDTGHAHQRGHDLADDIRQMGRYLVATHIADNKGKEDEHLLPFYGTIDWDAVIKALHEIKYTGDLTYECMFFNQHLPLELKRQAIRQARIVGEYLLSRAP; encoded by the coding sequence GTGAGAATAGCAACCAGTACCAACCTTATCAGCTTCAATCGCGATGGAAGCAAAATTGAGATGGTCCACCTCCTTGGCCTCTATGCCAAGGAGGACTTCAAGGTGCTGGACCTGAATCTTTGCGAAATGCTCAATCCCCAGGCAAGCCTGGCCGGCAAAGAGTGGAAACAGTATGCAGGCAAGTTGAAGGACCTGAAGGGCCAGCATGCCCTGGTTTTCAACCAAGCCCATGCACCCTATTCACCCGACGGTCATATACTTGATGAGTTGCTCACTCGTTCGCTGGACATCTGCCAGTATTTGGGTATTCCCATTCTGGTAGTTCACCCCACCAAAGGGGGAGTCGAAGAAAATGATAGAGCTTATAAGAAATACGTAGATGAAGCCGAGCAAAAGAACGTCATCCTTGCGTTCGAGAACTTGAACGCCGATGATGAGATGACCCAAGTCCAACAGCTTGTACAGCTGGTGGGATCTTTCAACTCCCGCTCTGTCGGCATCTGCTACGACACAGGGCATGCCCACCAGCGGGGTCATGACCTTGCCGACGACATCCGTCAAATGGGAAGGTACTTGGTGGCCACCCATATTGCCGATAATAAGGGCAAGGAGGACGAGCATCTGCTGCCCTTCTACGGAACCATCGATTGGGATGCTGTGATCAAGGCATTGCATGAGATCAAGTACACCGGTGATCTGACCTATGAGTGCATGTTCTTCAACCAGCACCTTCCCTTGGAATTGAAACGCCAAGCCATCAGGCAGGCCCGGATTGTAGGAGAGTACTTGCTGTCTAGAGCTCCCTGA
- a CDS encoding carbohydrate ABC transporter permease: protein MKKRNASLIKPYALILPALALAVVFAYRPFILTLLNSLHTVSLQGQRLTFVGLENYQRLFASQSFQASLSNTLRFTLYFVPTNLIICLGAALLSNRKGKLAALNQVFFFLPMAVGLSSSMMILKMMFNPSIGIINQLFGTDIQWFNDKHAAMALLVMAGVYLDIGLNFLLLHAALRNVPSELHEVAKIEGANGFQIFRYLQAPLIAPTFIFVLMTNIKDAMLISSPVLILTEGGPFRSTQTLVYQMYLEGFKSGNYAMGSAIATVVFLLTLSALLLLLHMERRRVYYQ from the coding sequence ATGAAGAAGAGAAACGCCTCGCTGATCAAACCCTATGCCCTTATTCTGCCTGCGCTCGCCCTTGCGGTGGTCTTTGCGTATCGTCCCTTCATCCTTACCTTGCTCAACAGCCTTCATACCGTCTCCCTGCAGGGGCAAAGACTCACCTTCGTCGGACTTGAGAACTATCAGAGGCTGTTCGCAAGCCAAAGCTTTCAAGCAAGCTTGTCAAATACGCTGCGATTCACCCTCTATTTTGTTCCCACCAATCTGATCATCTGCCTGGGGGCGGCGCTGCTCTCCAACAGAAAAGGAAAACTGGCTGCACTCAATCAGGTATTCTTCTTCCTCCCCATGGCCGTCGGGCTTTCCAGTTCCATGATGATTCTCAAAATGATGTTCAACCCTTCCATCGGCATCATCAACCAATTGTTTGGAACAGACATTCAGTGGTTCAATGACAAACATGCAGCCATGGCCCTGCTGGTGATGGCCGGGGTGTATCTGGATATCGGGCTTAATTTTCTCTTGCTGCATGCAGCACTTCGTAATGTTCCCTCCGAGCTGCATGAAGTAGCCAAAATCGAGGGAGCCAACGGCTTCCAAATCTTTCGCTATCTCCAAGCCCCCCTCATCGCCCCAACGTTTATCTTTGTGTTGATGACAAACATCAAGGATGCCATGCTCATTTCCTCCCCGGTTCTCATTCTCACCGAAGGTGGTCCCTTCCGCTCGACCCAGACGTTGGTCTACCAAATGTATTTGGAAGGGTTCAAGAGCGGCAACTACGCAATGGGATCGGCAATCGCTACGGTGGTATTTCTTCTTACCCTCTCGGCCCTGTTGTTGCTGCTTCATATGGAACGAAGGAGGGTCTACTACCAATGA
- a CDS encoding MFS transporter gives MLKQTFTKNVQYAKFCAYGFLKDLRFYEPFMLLVFLDKGLSYLEIGTLYATREVLINITEIPSGIFADSVGRRMTMVFSFLAYILAFITFYFADRFEILLLAMIAYAFGDAFRTGTHKAMIFDYLRLNGWEDQKTYYYGHTRAWSQRGAAISALIAALLVLYQGSYAPIFLFTIIPYVLNMFLILSYPKSLDGNRHAGDKRVGQEFVTVFRSLVVTMKSLSMVRTISSQALYSGYYKAFKDYLQPLLQTLALSLPIFLAFEVQKRTALVIGIVYSLLYATTAFASSKSGALASHFNGLATPLNITLLIGLSLGLVSGLLLHLSYVVLAVVLYLGIYILENLRKPMGIAYVSERMDQTSLASALSVESQAESMFAAAIALLLGWLSTLFGVGLGILFVSIICLLLGLVLQLPQEGATESQARRRS, from the coding sequence ATGCTAAAGCAAACATTCACTAAAAATGTGCAGTATGCAAAGTTTTGTGCATACGGGTTTCTCAAGGACCTGAGGTTTTATGAGCCGTTCATGCTGCTGGTCTTCTTGGACAAGGGGCTGAGTTATCTTGAGATCGGGACCCTCTATGCGACCCGTGAAGTGCTGATCAACATAACTGAAATCCCTTCAGGTATTTTCGCAGACAGTGTCGGAAGAAGAATGACGATGGTATTCTCCTTTCTTGCCTATATCCTGGCTTTTATAACCTTCTATTTCGCCGACCGTTTTGAGATTTTGCTGCTTGCGATGATTGCCTACGCCTTTGGGGATGCCTTTCGTACCGGAACCCACAAGGCGATGATCTTCGATTACCTGAGACTCAACGGGTGGGAGGACCAGAAAACCTACTACTACGGGCACACCCGTGCTTGGTCGCAGAGAGGAGCCGCCATATCCGCTCTGATTGCAGCCCTGCTTGTCCTGTATCAAGGATCCTATGCTCCAATTTTTCTTTTTACCATCATACCGTATGTACTCAACATGTTCCTCATTCTCTCCTATCCAAAGAGTCTTGACGGGAATCGGCATGCCGGCGACAAGCGGGTAGGACAGGAGTTCGTCACCGTTTTCCGCTCGCTTGTTGTTACCATGAAGAGTCTTTCGATGGTGCGCACCATCTCCAGCCAGGCTCTGTACAGCGGCTACTACAAAGCGTTCAAGGACTATTTGCAGCCGCTCTTGCAGACCCTTGCCCTGAGCCTTCCGATATTTCTGGCTTTCGAGGTCCAGAAACGGACTGCGTTGGTGATAGGAATCGTCTACTCCCTCTTGTACGCAACAACCGCATTTGCTTCCAGTAAATCGGGAGCGTTGGCATCGCATTTCAACGGCTTGGCTACGCCGCTGAACATCACCCTGTTGATCGGGCTCTCCCTTGGATTGGTCAGCGGCCTTTTGCTCCATCTTTCCTATGTGGTGCTGGCCGTAGTGCTGTACCTCGGCATTTATATTCTGGAGAATCTGCGTAAGCCGATGGGAATCGCCTATGTAAGCGAGCGGATGGATCAAACATCGCTTGCATCGGCTCTGTCTGTAGAGTCGCAGGCCGAAAGCATGTTCGCAGCTGCAATCGCCCTGCTGCTCGGCTGGCTCAGCACCCTGTTCGGGGTCGGTTTGGGGATTTTGTTTGTCTCAATAATCTGTTTGCTGCTCGGCCTTGTGCTTCAATTGCCCCAAGAGGGAGCTACAGAGTCTCAGGCTCGCCGAAGGTCATAA
- a CDS encoding MerR family transcriptional regulator, which produces MQQTYRIGELARKCNVTVRTIRYYESLGLLKTNHRSDGGQRYYTDADVVYLNRIAELKELDFSLSEIRTIILMGGEDTTGQKRRNELLRQYRSKLSEAMERQAAIERRVADLSWHIQQLETNDDFQQCPGLMCKNCTFKDRCRFREL; this is translated from the coding sequence ATGCAACAAACGTATCGCATCGGAGAACTGGCAAGAAAGTGCAACGTGACCGTTCGTACCATCAGGTACTACGAGTCACTCGGCCTCTTGAAGACCAACCATCGCAGTGATGGGGGGCAGCGTTACTATACCGATGCCGATGTTGTGTACCTGAATCGAATCGCCGAGCTCAAGGAACTCGACTTCTCCCTCAGCGAAATCAGGACCATCATCCTGATGGGTGGTGAAGACACAACCGGACAGAAGCGAAGAAACGAGTTGCTTCGCCAGTATCGCAGCAAGCTCAGCGAAGCAATGGAGCGACAGGCGGCCATCGAGCGGCGTGTGGCAGACCTGTCCTGGCACATCCAGCAACTGGAAACCAACGACGACTTCCAGCAGTGCCCCGGCTTGATGTGCAAAAATTGTACCTTCAAGGACCGTTGCCGGTTCAGGGAGCTCTAG
- a CDS encoding LacI family DNA-binding transcriptional regulator: MRKKKVTLQDIADKVGISSASVSMILASKSLNRFSDETINAVYTVSRQLGYECKHSKEDRKVVIIVCPSVINPYFASIIQGMEQEAKVRGLGTMLFTTYWDLDKEKRICEFAKEPSVGGVIFAMIPQQPELVRELNKTVPVVAVGDKQNDIGLDTVDVNNFNAGILVANHLLSLGHRRIAYLSTSLNSEHSARVRRFEGLKAAIKQFGQTAKLSLYTAEVSSLTELNTLDIEHQTGYALAKRCMKETPDVTAMVAINDMVAYGVIDAIKESGASIPEDYSVCGFDNIYPSSFAGVGLTTVEHYILQGGKSAVRLLCEKMDRQQPRTLEQGAVTRVEYQNRLVVRTSTGTPPVK, translated from the coding sequence ATGCGCAAGAAAAAAGTCACCCTACAGGACATCGCAGACAAAGTTGGCATATCTTCTGCCAGTGTTTCCATGATTCTTGCCTCCAAGAGCCTGAATCGCTTCTCTGATGAGACGATCAACGCAGTCTATACCGTCAGTCGACAACTGGGCTATGAGTGCAAACACTCCAAGGAGGACCGTAAGGTCGTCATCATTGTCTGTCCCTCGGTCATAAATCCCTATTTTGCATCCATCATCCAGGGGATGGAGCAGGAAGCCAAGGTGCGTGGACTGGGTACCATGCTGTTCACCACCTATTGGGATCTCGACAAGGAGAAGCGAATCTGTGAGTTTGCCAAGGAACCTTCAGTCGGCGGGGTGATCTTTGCCATGATTCCTCAACAACCCGAGCTTGTTCGAGAATTGAACAAGACCGTACCGGTGGTGGCCGTCGGCGACAAGCAGAACGACATCGGTCTCGATACAGTGGATGTAAACAACTTCAACGCAGGCATCTTGGTAGCCAATCATCTGCTCTCTTTGGGTCATCGCAGGATTGCCTACCTCTCTACCAGTCTCAACAGCGAGCACAGCGCCCGGGTCAGGCGCTTCGAGGGACTGAAGGCCGCCATCAAGCAGTTCGGACAAACGGCCAAACTCAGTCTCTACACAGCCGAGGTATCCTCGCTCACCGAGCTCAACACCCTTGATATCGAGCACCAGACAGGCTACGCCCTGGCAAAACGCTGCATGAAGGAGACTCCGGATGTTACAGCCATGGTTGCCATCAACGATATGGTCGCCTATGGAGTCATCGATGCCATCAAGGAGAGCGGGGCCTCGATCCCTGAAGATTACAGTGTCTGCGGATTTGACAACATCTATCCTTCCTCCTTTGCCGGAGTAGGGCTTACCACCGTCGAACACTACATCCTCCAGGGAGGCAAGAGTGCAGTTCGTCTTCTCTGTGAGAAAATGGATCGGCAGCAACCCCGTACCCTGGAACAAGGTGCGGTAACGCGCGTGGAGTATCAAAATCGCTTGGTTGTTCGTACTTCGACAGGAACTCCTCCAGTCAAGTAG
- a CDS encoding ABC transporter substrate-binding protein — MKRMFIYVLLVLLATQSLVALGQVENQPDAITTITWWHPNSGLAGKAAEALVAEFNNTVGKEKNIQVQAVYQGKANDVLTKAKAIWQSSSTRDLPDLVQLDGAAVLDIRDTPNLIAMEDLAKADGFDLSQIMEAARLSITYKQKMIAMPFNSSTILLYYNKTAFDEAGITTAPRTLDDLASVASKLKVTDEKGKVTRYGFANVPTTYELMVWLGQQNGLSYLTDFENGHTGNPTKVLFHENGTMVNFLTKWKALYATGALENLTSDLNGAFASGRVAMIVASTSNLTTIHSMVGDRFEIGVAPFPMVDERATGGVNVGGGAIYALNNGSGNEKAAWEFVKFATSAQQQYTWHIATGYFPVNRDTYSLPEFEAHLKANQHYGVAIKQLLDSNPKLQGIWVPSAYQIYYAFQSGILKMLTENKSPEQTSRELEAEINSYFAEFLRMQQ, encoded by the coding sequence ATGAAACGAATGTTCATCTATGTGCTACTAGTCCTCTTGGCCACCCAAAGCCTCGTTGCCCTCGGTCAGGTAGAGAACCAACCTGATGCAATAACCACCATCACCTGGTGGCATCCAAACAGCGGCCTTGCCGGCAAAGCCGCAGAAGCCCTCGTAGCTGAATTCAACAACACGGTGGGTAAAGAGAAGAATATCCAAGTCCAGGCTGTCTACCAAGGAAAGGCCAACGATGTACTGACCAAGGCAAAAGCAATCTGGCAGTCTTCCTCGACCAGGGACCTGCCCGATCTGGTCCAGCTCGATGGTGCTGCCGTCCTTGATATCCGTGATACTCCCAACCTTATCGCCATGGAGGATTTGGCAAAGGCGGACGGCTTTGACCTTTCTCAGATCATGGAAGCGGCACGACTCTCGATCACGTACAAGCAAAAGATGATCGCCATGCCCTTCAACAGCTCAACCATCCTGCTCTACTACAACAAGACCGCCTTCGATGAAGCGGGAATCACTACAGCTCCCCGTACCCTCGACGACCTTGCCAGTGTTGCCAGCAAGCTCAAGGTAACTGATGAGAAGGGAAAGGTAACGCGTTATGGTTTTGCCAATGTGCCGACCACCTATGAGTTGATGGTATGGCTTGGCCAGCAGAATGGACTCTCCTATCTGACCGACTTTGAGAACGGTCATACAGGCAATCCCACCAAGGTGTTGTTCCACGAGAACGGGACGATGGTCAACTTCCTGACAAAATGGAAGGCTTTATATGCAACAGGGGCCTTGGAGAACCTGACCAGCGACCTCAATGGAGCATTTGCCAGCGGGAGGGTTGCCATGATCGTAGCCTCGACCAGCAACCTGACCACCATCCACTCCATGGTAGGCGACAGATTTGAGATCGGGGTTGCTCCCTTTCCGATGGTCGATGAAAGGGCAACCGGCGGCGTCAATGTAGGCGGTGGTGCCATCTACGCCTTGAACAACGGTTCTGGCAATGAGAAGGCGGCCTGGGAGTTCGTCAAGTTTGCTACCAGTGCACAGCAGCAGTATACGTGGCACATCGCAACCGGGTACTTCCCTGTGAACCGTGACACCTACTCCCTACCAGAATTTGAGGCGCACTTGAAGGCAAATCAGCACTATGGAGTTGCGATCAAGCAGTTATTGGACAGCAATCCGAAGCTGCAGGGTATTTGGGTCCCCAGTGCGTATCAGATCTACTACGCCTTCCAGAGCGGCATCCTCAAGATGCTTACCGAAAACAAGAGTCCCGAGCAGACCAGCAGGGAGCTGGAAGCTGAGATCAACAGCTACTTCGCCGAATTTCTAAGGATGCAGCAGTAG